One Methanocaldococcus infernus ME DNA segment encodes these proteins:
- a CDS encoding branched-chain amino acid ABC transporter permease codes for MILEGAIIYSNLLVLLALGLTLTYITTNVPNFAQGSYAIVGSYVALTLLRLFGINPYFSLPILFIVGGFVGLITYLILKPLIKKGASVEILMIATLAIDIILFGFIGAYSEILSKIVGYPQLKFVFSNLDFSFLGLKGILFVSTGVLAILLISLYILLYKTKFGIALRASMENPSLAQTVGINVEGTRLFSWVLSGALAGVAGGLLPYMQEIVPATGSFIIISIFAASIVGGLRNIAGALVGGYIIGMSESLLTYYLSQIFGNQFLVYGKVVSLVIMVLVLLLAPEGIMGIDWNKVKKRFLNLQ; via the coding sequence ATTTACTCCAACCTATTGGTTTTATTGGCTTTGGGTTTAACCTTAACCTATATAACCACAAATGTCCCAAACTTTGCTCAGGGGAGTTATGCCATTGTTGGAAGTTATGTAGCTCTAACACTATTAAGACTTTTTGGCATAAACCCTTACTTTTCTCTGCCAATCCTTTTTATTGTTGGGGGCTTTGTTGGTTTAATTACTTACCTAATCTTAAAACCTTTAATTAAAAAAGGAGCTTCTGTAGAGATCTTAATGATTGCCACTTTAGCTATAGATATAATTTTATTTGGTTTCATAGGAGCTTACTCAGAAATTTTGAGTAAGATAGTTGGTTATCCTCAACTAAAGTTTGTCTTCTCAAACTTAGACTTCTCATTTTTAGGGTTGAAGGGAATTTTATTTGTTTCTACAGGAGTTTTAGCCATTTTACTAATATCTTTGTATATCCTCCTCTATAAAACAAAGTTTGGAATTGCACTAAGGGCTTCTATGGAAAACCCTTCCTTGGCTCAAACAGTTGGGATAAATGTTGAAGGAACAAGGCTATTCTCTTGGGTTTTATCTGGAGCCCTTGCAGGAGTTGCTGGAGGTCTTCTTCCATATATGCAAGAGATAGTTCCAGCAACAGGAAGCTTTATAATCATCTCCATCTTTGCCGCCAGTATTGTGGGAGGGCTTAGAAATATAGCTGGAGCTCTGGTTGGAGGTTACATAATAGGGATGTCTGAGAGTTTATTAACCTATTATCTCTCACAAATCTTTGGAAACCAATTCTTAGTTTATGGAAAGGTTGTTTCCTTAGTTATTATGGTTTTAGTTCTCCTATTGGCTCCTGAGGGAATTATGGGGATAGACTGGAATAAGGTAAAGAAAAGATTTTTGAATTTACAATAA